A region of Necator americanus strain Aroian chromosome I, whole genome shotgun sequence DNA encodes the following proteins:
- a CDS encoding hypothetical protein (NECATOR_CHRI.G1466.T2): MMKPRAPDADKGDDDMDGGQATKAALTSMPYQCQELILYGSVFADNLPDLERRLTGLCDPGSTEFHEHDLSFSLRTGTDPDVTIRLRRRFNVDSFNSHQWQFRYIGGPEPDQKCPVIVRKVIDSIAYSHLMMDFVKTLGLRMDYEYIAKGTVWTNGKMKVVLSQIQKTEKAGHYDQANLKRFSDSYLVEMSVCLPDSAEYTAAAKQLRDFADQLLPLVEMEKGSNNAPIVEENEEEAQVESPKDHVDMKCSSTGEPGMVESENPGPSSDSPSKVEGSGDAAQSAKTSSRKLRLAVAGCAHGEMDKIYEVLAEIEKDKGYNFDLLICCGDYQAVRNYGDLHHMHVNEKYRSIQTFYKYYSGEKTAPVLTLFVGGNHEASGYLSELPNGGWVAPNIYYMGFANVIRFGGLRIAGLSGIFNIKEFNRGHYERPPYAQYGDVVSCYHVRNLDVWRLKQLRPPDNDITSNPIDIMVTHDWPAGIVDFGDKNRLLRIKPFFLDDINGGKLGNPSTMQLLYDMRPKYWFAAHLHVGFAALVPHENKDGSPGAMPTRFLALDKPIPHRHFIQALELDIDDDAELKLSYDPQWLAILKNTDRFTSISRSNAYLPSAHSTERWDFRPKEEELASIFELGDLTIPENFQQTARPLKNDTQEARRAQSSPYYRNPQSAEFCSWLGISDLNKMLVDKDPDSVGIAYYLVESSADDSEIRIDDDIFGDGEDFVLDTQPTLCDLDDSVSMKVAPKTPRDVHDDALKDFIPPKLTPKTPKNTIDDVLDGFVPPKITPKSTHDHKSEDSFVLKRRKVDIPDDD, from the exons ATGATGAAACCACGGGCTCCAGACGCAGACAAAGGTGATGATGACATGGATGGAGGTCAG GCGACGAAGGCTGCCCTAACTTCGATGCCATATCAATGTCAAGAACTGATCCTGTACGGAAGCGTGTTCGCAGATAATTTGCcg GATTTGGAACGTCGATTAACGGGTCTTTGTGATCCAGGTTCAACTGAATTTCACGAACATGATCTCTCTTTCAGTCTTCGAACAGGTACAGATCCAGACGTAACTATTAG ACTGCGTCGGCGCTTCAATGTAGACTCTTTCAACAGTCACCAATGGCAGTTTCGATATATTGGAG gaCCTGAACCCGATCAGAAGTGCCCCGTAATCGTTCGGAAGGTAATCGACTCCATCGCTTACTCACATTTGATGATGGATTTCGTAAAGACATTGG GTTTGCGCATGGATTACGAGTATATTGCAAAAGGAACAGTTTGGACGAATGGAAAGATGAAAGTAGTGCTCAGCCAGATTCAAAAGACAGAGAAG GCGGGACACTATGATCAAGCAAATTTGAAACGATTCTCTGATTCCTATCTTGTGGAGATGAGTGTTTGTTTGCCAGATTCTGCTGAATACACTGCT GCCGCCAAACAACTACGGGATTTTGCCGATCAACTCTTACCGTTAGTGGAGATGGAAAAG GGGAGCAATAATGCTCCGATAGTAGAggagaatgaagaagaagcgCAGGTTGAAAGTCCTAAAG ATCATGTAGACATGAAATGCAGCTCTACTGGAGAACCTGGGATGGTTGAAAGTGAGAATCCTGGGCCCAGCTCTGATAGTCCAAGCAAGGTTGAAGGAAGCGGAG ATGCTGCGCAGAGCGCTAAGACTAGCTCAAGAAAGCTGAGGTTAGCGGTTGCTGGATGTGCTCATGGTGAAATGGACAAAATATATGAAGTCTTAGCTGAAATagaaaaggacaaaggatatAATTTTGATCTACTCATCTGCTGTGGTGATTATCAG GCTGTAAGAAACTATGGAGATTTGCATCACATGCATGTGAACGAGAAATACCGGTCCATACAAACGTTCTACAAGTACTACTCAGGAGAAAAG ACTGCACCAGTTCTTACACTCTTTGTTGGAGGAAACCACGAAGCTTCGGGATACTTGTCAGAGTTGCCAAACGGAGGTTGGGTAGCCCCAAACATATACTATATGGGGTTCGCAAATGTGATAAG GTTTGGTGGTTTACGAATAGCTGGCCTGTCGGGAATATTTAACATAAAAGAGTTCAATCGAG GACACTATGAACGGCCACCTTATGCCCAATATGGTGATGTGGTTTCTTGCTACCACGTACGCAATCTAGACGTATGGCGTCTAAAACAGCTAAGACCACCTGATAATGACATTACAAGC AATCCTATAGATATCATGGTGACTCATGACTGGCCAGCTGGAATCGTAGATTTTGGGGATAAGAATCGCTTGCTGAGAATTAAGCCATTTTTTCTGGACGACATCAACGGCGGTAAACTTGGGAATCCTTCTACAATGCAGTTGTTATAT GATATGCGCCCAAAATACTGGTTTGCTGCTCATCTGCACGTAGGCTTCGCCGCATTGGTGCCACATGAAAACAAGGATGGTTCTCCAGGAGCGATGCCTACTCGGTTCTTGGCACTTGACAAACCGATTCCTCATAGACATTTTATTCAG GCTTTGGAATTAGATATAGATGATGATGCCGAGTTAAAGCTATCTTATGATCCTCAGTGGCTAGCCATTTTGAAGAACACAGACAGGTTTACAAGCATATCACGTTCT AACGCCTACCTCCCCTCCGCTCATAGCACTGAGCGATGGGATTTCCGGCCAAAAGAGGAAGAACTCGCGAGTATTTTTGAGCTTGGAGATCTGACTATCCCTGAGAATTTCCAACAAACTGCGAGACCATTAAAGAATGATACGCAGGAAGCTCGACGAGCGCAGTCGTCTCCATACTACAG GAATCCTCAATCGGCCGAGTTCTGTTCATGGCTAGGAATTTCTGATCTGAATAAAATGCTTGTGGATAAGGATCCTGATAGTGTGGGGATCGCCTATTATCTTGTAGAAAGCAGCGCAGATGATAGCGAGATCCGGATTGATGATGAT attttcggcgATGGCGAGGACTTCGTGCTTGATACTCAACCAACATTATGTGATTTGGATGATTCTGTATCAATGAAAGTTGCTCCAAAAACTCCAAGAGACGTTCACGACGATGCGCTGAAAGATTTTATTCCACCGAAGCTTACTCCAAAAACACCCAAAAACACTATAGATGACGTTCTAGATGGATTTGTACCTCCTAAAATTACACCGAAAAGTACCCATGACCACAAAAGCGAGGATTCTTTTGTGTTAAAGCGTCGTAAAGTTGATATTCCTGATGATGACTAG
- a CDS encoding hypothetical protein (NECATOR_CHRI.G1466.T1) produces the protein MMKPRAPDADKGDDDMDGGQATKAALTSMPYQCQELILYGSVFADNLPDLERRLTGLCDPGSTEFHEHDLSFSLRTGTDPDVTIRLRRRFNVDSFNSHQWQFRYIGGPEPDQKCPVIVRKVIDSIAYSHLMMDFVKTLGLRMDYEYIAKGTVWTNGKMKVVLSQIQKTEKAGHYDQANLKRFSDSYLVEMSVCLPDSAEYTAAAKQLRDFADQLLPLVEMEKLYLDFGMTDVQGSNNAPIVEENEEEAQVESPKDHVDMKCSSTGEPGMVESENPGPSSDSPSKVEGSGDAAQSAKTSSRKLRLAVAGCAHGEMDKIYEVLAEIEKDKGYNFDLLICCGDYQAVRNYGDLHHMHVNEKYRSIQTFYKYYSGEKTAPVLTLFVGGNHEASGYLSELPNGGWVAPNIYYMGFANVIRFGGLRIAGLSGIFNIKEFNRGHYERPPYAQYGDVVSCYHVRNLDVWRLKQLRPPDNDITSNPIDIMVTHDWPAGIVDFGDKNRLLRIKPFFLDDINGGKLGNPSTMQLLYDMRPKYWFAAHLHVGFAALVPHENKDGSPGAMPTRFLALDKPIPHRHFIQALELDIDDDAELKLSYDPQWLAILKNTDRFTSISRSNAYLPSAHSTERWDFRPKEEELASIFELGDLTIPENFQQTARPLKNDTQEARRAQSSPYYRNPQSAEFCSWLGISDLNKMLVDKDPDSVGIAYYLVESSADDSEIRIDDDIFGDGEDFVLDTQPTLCDLDDSVSMKVAPKTPRDVHDDALKDFIPPKLTPKTPKNTIDDVLDGFVPPKITPKSTHDHKSEDSFVLKRRKVDIPDDD, from the exons ATGATGAAACCACGGGCTCCAGACGCAGACAAAGGTGATGATGACATGGATGGAGGTCAG GCGACGAAGGCTGCCCTAACTTCGATGCCATATCAATGTCAAGAACTGATCCTGTACGGAAGCGTGTTCGCAGATAATTTGCcg GATTTGGAACGTCGATTAACGGGTCTTTGTGATCCAGGTTCAACTGAATTTCACGAACATGATCTCTCTTTCAGTCTTCGAACAGGTACAGATCCAGACGTAACTATTAG ACTGCGTCGGCGCTTCAATGTAGACTCTTTCAACAGTCACCAATGGCAGTTTCGATATATTGGAG gaCCTGAACCCGATCAGAAGTGCCCCGTAATCGTTCGGAAGGTAATCGACTCCATCGCTTACTCACATTTGATGATGGATTTCGTAAAGACATTGG GTTTGCGCATGGATTACGAGTATATTGCAAAAGGAACAGTTTGGACGAATGGAAAGATGAAAGTAGTGCTCAGCCAGATTCAAAAGACAGAGAAG GCGGGACACTATGATCAAGCAAATTTGAAACGATTCTCTGATTCCTATCTTGTGGAGATGAGTGTTTGTTTGCCAGATTCTGCTGAATACACTGCT GCCGCCAAACAACTACGGGATTTTGCCGATCAACTCTTACCGTTAGTGGAGATGGAAAAG CTTTATTTAGATTTTGGTATGACAGATGTTCAGGGGAGCAATAATGCTCCGATAGTAGAggagaatgaagaagaagcgCAGGTTGAAAGTCCTAAAG ATCATGTAGACATGAAATGCAGCTCTACTGGAGAACCTGGGATGGTTGAAAGTGAGAATCCTGGGCCCAGCTCTGATAGTCCAAGCAAGGTTGAAGGAAGCGGAG ATGCTGCGCAGAGCGCTAAGACTAGCTCAAGAAAGCTGAGGTTAGCGGTTGCTGGATGTGCTCATGGTGAAATGGACAAAATATATGAAGTCTTAGCTGAAATagaaaaggacaaaggatatAATTTTGATCTACTCATCTGCTGTGGTGATTATCAG GCTGTAAGAAACTATGGAGATTTGCATCACATGCATGTGAACGAGAAATACCGGTCCATACAAACGTTCTACAAGTACTACTCAGGAGAAAAG ACTGCACCAGTTCTTACACTCTTTGTTGGAGGAAACCACGAAGCTTCGGGATACTTGTCAGAGTTGCCAAACGGAGGTTGGGTAGCCCCAAACATATACTATATGGGGTTCGCAAATGTGATAAG GTTTGGTGGTTTACGAATAGCTGGCCTGTCGGGAATATTTAACATAAAAGAGTTCAATCGAG GACACTATGAACGGCCACCTTATGCCCAATATGGTGATGTGGTTTCTTGCTACCACGTACGCAATCTAGACGTATGGCGTCTAAAACAGCTAAGACCACCTGATAATGACATTACAAGC AATCCTATAGATATCATGGTGACTCATGACTGGCCAGCTGGAATCGTAGATTTTGGGGATAAGAATCGCTTGCTGAGAATTAAGCCATTTTTTCTGGACGACATCAACGGCGGTAAACTTGGGAATCCTTCTACAATGCAGTTGTTATAT GATATGCGCCCAAAATACTGGTTTGCTGCTCATCTGCACGTAGGCTTCGCCGCATTGGTGCCACATGAAAACAAGGATGGTTCTCCAGGAGCGATGCCTACTCGGTTCTTGGCACTTGACAAACCGATTCCTCATAGACATTTTATTCAG GCTTTGGAATTAGATATAGATGATGATGCCGAGTTAAAGCTATCTTATGATCCTCAGTGGCTAGCCATTTTGAAGAACACAGACAGGTTTACAAGCATATCACGTTCT AACGCCTACCTCCCCTCCGCTCATAGCACTGAGCGATGGGATTTCCGGCCAAAAGAGGAAGAACTCGCGAGTATTTTTGAGCTTGGAGATCTGACTATCCCTGAGAATTTCCAACAAACTGCGAGACCATTAAAGAATGATACGCAGGAAGCTCGACGAGCGCAGTCGTCTCCATACTACAG GAATCCTCAATCGGCCGAGTTCTGTTCATGGCTAGGAATTTCTGATCTGAATAAAATGCTTGTGGATAAGGATCCTGATAGTGTGGGGATCGCCTATTATCTTGTAGAAAGCAGCGCAGATGATAGCGAGATCCGGATTGATGATGAT attttcggcgATGGCGAGGACTTCGTGCTTGATACTCAACCAACATTATGTGATTTGGATGATTCTGTATCAATGAAAGTTGCTCCAAAAACTCCAAGAGACGTTCACGACGATGCGCTGAAAGATTTTATTCCACCGAAGCTTACTCCAAAAACACCCAAAAACACTATAGATGACGTTCTAGATGGATTTGTACCTCCTAAAATTACACCGAAAAGTACCCATGACCACAAAAGCGAGGATTCTTTTGTGTTAAAGCGTCGTAAAGTTGATATTCCTGATGATGACTAG